In Antedon mediterranea chromosome 10, ecAntMedi1.1, whole genome shotgun sequence, one genomic interval encodes:
- the LOC140061276 gene encoding uncharacterized protein, with amino-acid sequence MDGFHYSENIQQGEGDGDVVIVPDLSDKSQHWVYAQSTTECLSEEKPYFMVTIVELAKDATVALGIGSETYLDTDDKDDEETPQTIKKKFSMAYFSDDGSIANPARSSVSEMAPTYKKGDNVALLLDYLDNKRALVSFLKNEEVVFRQWMKKEILLPTINVWWGSAELGVTWSSDLAAIPQFDCENLSQWSMPDFVSVDDDTFHMKSASGPAALQSPCPFVEDTYYEITLCNMGEGVKLGPVIGLTSAYIEEDELPGNTTGAIGYSAVDGAIMCETMFKVQTLGNEAKCKQGDVIGLGLLFADKNITGRRLEQPVVVYFTRNGEVLFHQCIDQPSGGFYPTIGLAAPESVVRVNMKATSPDIPEEEAWIKEAMKPKPLTFMVLEMPKPHDVTHEEGETTGLFRYHEQIGPPTGQDSSTIRPVANVVSGKLIQLQRTLTPEEPSFTIEITDAGEKSIISMGVSRSRQSVGSMPGKLTGTAGYYSEGQIVQNGVGSSKAVKYTTVQRENVTFIKLLLIITGDIIGCCVEYFSSKQVLRFTNNGQLVGKAIISGTETDLFPCLGFRGEQSTVNVVWPENKPNIPSFNQASLSNWVMSPKLSINGFSIFVENKTRKLKPLVLRSPIPLSKDWKYFEVKVDSGALPSFDQELSKAPAVALTNDMSNRIHKHLAHDKESRYVRLGFRKKSFYWRNDVELLTKESNKDMMTELQSYVKVGDTIGFGVLYSGAIKAADDRAEQAVMVYCCINGRVVFHKPVMQPVGGFYPSITLYKKGDRMTINHMSEPPVDQLSSDWSTELISWTEQLMAIKKSQEPKLTNDDRRRRVAESVTRPENHLNKVHVYVHCDEPRYTETTHIQAGLDTLGFQTSMLEKSVATKHSNITEALQSSNCVVLCLGPEIIKSPAASFLLQQAKEGGKPVIPVCLNNIAWPPEGDVGNRLKQLTAHKIDISEEHYEWSIEQIGKLAENLNGKGFNGQEIVVKEGEAAKIFYTDAQTGDETENKPSDPQAFKRAVEEADRMNNSFGNSKAMDEPPIAYERRQGKPKSKACCIL; translated from the exons ATGGACGGTTTTCACTACTCGGAGAATATCCAACAAGGAGAGGGAGATGGTGATGTTGTCATCGTTCCTGATCTTTCAGACAAATCCCAGCATTGGGTTTACGCCCAGTCTACCACGGAATGCCTGTCAGAAGAAAAACCATATTTTATGGTGACAATTGTTGAATTAG CAAAAGATGCCACTGTTGCTCTTGGAATCGGTAGCGAGACATACCTAGATACCGACGATAAAGATGACGAAGAAACACCGCAAACGATAAAGAAGAAGTTTTCAATGGCATATTTTAGCGATGATGGCAGTATAGCAAATCCAGCGAGATCAAGTGTATCGGAAATGGCTCCTACTTACAAAAAAG GGGATAATGTGGCTTTGTTGTTGGACTATCTTGACAACAAGCGAGCATTAGTTTCGTTTTTGAAAAATGAAGAAGTTGTTTTTCGACAGTGGATGAAAAAGGAGATTTTACTACCCACCATCAATGTCTGGTGGGGGTCGGCAGAACTCGGTGTCACATGGTCTTCTGATTTAGCAGCCATACCTCAGTTTGATTGT gaaaatcTTTCCCAGTGGTCAATGCCAGACTTTGTGAGTGTAGATGACGATACATTCCACATGAAGTCTGCCTCTGGACCTGCTGCTCTCCAGTCCCCATGCCCATTCGTAGAAG ATACCTACTATGAGATTACACTATGTAACATGGGAGAAGGTGTTAAGCTTGGACCTGTGATAGGCCTAACATCTGCTTACATTGAAGAGGACGAGTTGCCAGGAAATACGACTGGAGCTATCGGATATAGCGCCGTAGATGGTGCAATTATGTGTGAAACAATGTTTAAAG TTCAAACACTTGGGAATGAAGCAAAATGTAAACAAGGTGATGTCATCGGATTAGGCTTGCTATTTGCCGACAAGAACATCACTGGAAGACGTTTAGAGCAGCCAGTGGTTGTGTACTTTACTCGCAATGGGGAGGTACTATTTCATCAATGCATTGATCAGCCTTCTGGTGGATTCTATCCAACTATTGGACTAGCTGCTCCag AGTCTGTGGTGCGAGTAAATATGAAGGCAACATCACCAGATATACCTGAAGAGGAGGCATGGATAAAAGAGGCAATGAAACCAAAACCATTAACGTTTATGG TTCTTGAGATGCCTAAACCTCACGATGTGACCCATGAAGAAGGTGAAACTACAGGCCTGTTCCGCTATCATGAACAAATTGGACCACCAACTGGGCAAGATTCAAGTACAATTAGACCCGTGGCTAATGTTGTAAGCGGGAAATTAATTCAGTTACAAAGGACGTTGACCCCAGAGGAACCTAGTTTTACAATCGAAATTACTGATGCAG GGGAAAAAAGTATCATCAGTATGGGTGTTAGCAGAAGCAGGCAATCAGTTGGTTCAATGCCTGGCAAATTAACAGGAACTGCTGGCTACTATTCAGAAGgacaaattgtacaaaatggAGTTGGAAGCTCTAAAGCTGTGAAATATACTACAG TGCAGAGAGAGAATGTAACATTCATTAAATTACTATTAATCATTACAGGTGATATAATTGGATGTTGCGTTGAATACTTCAGTAGTAAACAGGTTCTACGATTTACTAACAATGGTCAGCTTGTTGGAAAAGCAATCATAAGTGGCACAGAAACTGACCTTTTTCCATGTCTTGGATTCCGTGGTGAACAAAGTACGGTTAATGTGGTATGGCCGGAAAATAAACCAAATATCCCTTCTTTCAATCAG GCAAGCCTTTCAAATTGGGTGATGTCACCAAAGCTGTCTATCAATGGTTTTTCAATATTTGTTGAGAATAAAACGAGAAAGTTAAAACCTTTGGTTTTAAGATCTCCTATACCACTATCAAAAG ATTGGAAATATTTTGAGGTCAAAGTTGACAGTGGTGCTCTTCCATCCTTTGATCAAGAGCTAAGCAAAGCTCCAGCTGTAGCTCTGACTAACGACATGTCCAATCGCATTCACAAACACCTCGCACACGACAAAGAATCGCGATACGTACGTTTAGGCTTCCGAAAGAAATCCTTCTACTGGCGAAACGATGTAGAACTTCTTACAAAAGAATCAAACAAAGATATGATGACCGAGTTGCAGTCATATGTTAAGGTCGGGGACACAATAGGGTTTGGGGTGTTGTATTCAGGTGCAATAAAAGCAGCAGACGATCGGGCTGAACAGGCTGTGATGGTTTATTGTTGTATCAATGGGCGTGTTGTGTTTCACAAACCAGTAATGCAGCCTGTAGGAGGGTTCTATCCTTCTATTACGCTATATAAAAAAg GTGACAGAATGACAATAAATCACATGAGTGAACCACCTGTAGATCAGCTTTCATCTGATTGGTCAACTGAATTAATATCATGGACTGAGCAACTTATGGCTATTAAAAAATCACAAG AACCGAAATTGACAAATGATGACAGAAGACGAAGGGTAGCAGAATCAGTGACCCGACCTGAGAATCATTTAAATAAAGTTCATGTGTATGTACATTGTGATGAACCTCGTTACACAGAAACGACACACATACAAGCAGG GCTGGATACTCTAGGATTCCAAACCTCCATGCTTGAAAAATCTGTTGCGACCAAACATTCAAATATCACAGAAGCGTTGCAGTCCTCAAATTGTGTGGTTTTATGTCTCGGTCCAGAGATTATCAAATCACCGGCGGCTTCGTTTCTACTTCAACAAGCTAAAGAGGGTGGTAAACCTGTTATTCCTGTTTGTCTTAACAACATAGCTTGGCCACCAGAGGGCGATGTTGGCAATCGTTTAAAGCAGTTGACAGCTCATAAGATTG atATTTCAGAAGAGCATTATGAGTGGAGTATTGAACAAATTGGTAAATTAGCTGAAAATCTTAATGGCAAGGGGTTCAATGGGCAAGAGATAGTTGTTAAAGAGGGAGAAGCAGCAAAGATATTTTACACAGATGCACAG ACGGGTGATGAAACTGAAAACAAACCCAGTGACCCTCAAGCTTTTAAACGAGCAGTAGAAGAAGCAGATCGAATGAACAATTCATTTGGAAATTCAAAGGCAATGGATGAACCACCAATTGCATACGAAAGGAGGCAAGGAAAACCAAAATCAAAGGCATGTTGTATATTGTGA
- the LOC140060886 gene encoding uncharacterized protein — MFIIVRFGEDKSELFNPNCKIHILLHNIKQRCSCQNDDNIDLSDETGTVINLPKHPYEYGKSYLTERTSFILVKMEKETFGNGDEQRTVYVPDLQDKKNDAAYLARLNPRPKMKVTLKPRRSLEKSDSISPRSRAAPVRRRNSMFRNLAQAATRR; from the exons ATGTTCATTATTGTTCGATTTGGTG AAGACAAGAGTGAATTGTTTAACCCAAATTGTAAGATTCATATTCTGCTACACAACATTAAACAAAGATGTTCCTGTCAAAATGACG ATAATATCGATTTATCGGACGAAACAGGGACGGTTATAAACTTACCGAAACACCCGTATGAATATGGAAAGTCTTACCTAACCGAGAGAACCTCATTTATACTTGTCAAAATGGAAA aaGAGACATTTGGAAATGGAGACGAACAACGGACAGTGTACGTTCCTGATTTACAAGATAAGAAAAACGACGCTGCGTATCTAG CTCGACTAAACCCACGACCAAAGATGAAGGTGACGCTAAAGCCAAGACGAAGTTTAGAAAAGAGCGACTCTATCTCGCCAAGATCACGCGCCGCTCCTGTACGGCGGCGTAATAGTATGTTTCGAAATTTAGCACAAGCGGCCACACGTCGATAA